From Verrucomicrobia bacterium S94, the proteins below share one genomic window:
- a CDS encoding NAD(P)-dependent glycerol-3-phosphate dehydrogenase, which produces MKATVIGDGGWGTALAMVLDRNGHEVTVWGPFESYVDEMRIFKENVNYLPGVKLPNSIRWTSSYENAVEEAELVVIVVPSRYYKDTVKAFKPYLPESALIVSATKGLDEETYERMSEVAEKILGRDVAVLSGPSHAEEVARGVPCAVAIAAKDHAVAERIQKLFVNDTFRVYTLDDVIGVELGGALKNVVAVAAGISDGLGFGDNTKAALMTRGIAEITRLGTALGAKPETFIGLSGIGDLMVTCMSRHSRNRGVGERLGKGETLEDIMASMKMVAEGVWNCQAAAKLAAEKGVPVPITDQVNAVVHKGKDPREAVIDLMGRTPKAESE; this is translated from the coding sequence ATGAAAGCAACCGTAATCGGAGACGGAGGCTGGGGCACGGCTCTGGCCATGGTATTGGATCGCAACGGACACGAGGTCACCGTCTGGGGACCCTTCGAAAGTTATGTGGATGAAATGCGCATTTTCAAAGAGAACGTTAACTATCTTCCGGGCGTCAAGCTGCCGAATTCCATCCGCTGGACTTCCAGTTATGAAAATGCGGTGGAAGAAGCTGAATTGGTGGTGATTGTTGTTCCGTCGCGCTATTACAAGGACACGGTTAAGGCATTCAAACCCTATCTGCCTGAAAGCGCCCTCATCGTGAGTGCCACCAAGGGGCTCGATGAAGAAACCTATGAGCGTATGAGTGAAGTGGCTGAAAAAATTCTCGGGCGCGATGTGGCGGTGCTTTCCGGGCCGAGCCATGCCGAAGAGGTTGCACGTGGTGTCCCGTGTGCGGTGGCGATTGCCGCTAAAGATCATGCCGTGGCCGAGCGGATTCAGAAGCTGTTTGTCAATGACACCTTCCGTGTTTACACGCTTGACGATGTTATCGGTGTGGAACTCGGCGGTGCACTGAAAAACGTGGTGGCTGTAGCGGCCGGGATTTCTGACGGGCTGGGTTTCGGCGATAACACCAAAGCGGCGCTGATGACCCGCGGTATTGCTGAAATTACCCGCCTTGGTACAGCGCTTGGTGCGAAACCGGAAACGTTTATCGGGCTTAGTGGTATCGGTGATCTGATGGTGACCTGTATGAGCCGGCATTCGCGCAATCGCGGGGTGGGCGAGCGGCTCGGAAAAGGAGAAACGTTAGAGGATATTATGGCCTCGATGAAAATGGTGGCCGAAGGTGTGTGGAACTGCCAGGCCGCTGCCAAGCTGGCTGCAGAAAAAGGTGTGCCGGTTCCGATTACCGATCAGGTGAATGCTGTTGTCCACAAAGGGAAAGATCCCCGTGAAGCGGTTATTGATCTCATGGGGCGAACTCCTAAAGCTGAATCTGAATAG
- a CDS encoding DUF3857 domain-containing protein has product MEICMKSLLRVGLSVFTVFLFTRPLSAKEFLDPDTIRKLAADVTAEKYPDADEVLVDDVIEVEYQEDGTSDSWDDTAVKIITEKGKRNNRTMTLGFDVAYGTNYFTRVQLLKPDGSIVEIDPEANSKVMTDPGQMNANIYNPNSKRLTLSIPGLEVGDTLRYVIRRQHHKTIVPDSFSDYQTFEGPTPYERMTYRIIAPKSRPLAKIALKDEIPGTVEFSEQKNEQDDRIIYTWKVKDVPRMFDEPDMPTRYTVVQRLLVSTIESWEDLSRWYWELCLPRLKTTPEMKAKAAELVEGPKQRRKKSTPFSILFHRKSATWASPPKTKPRAMNRTTSV; this is encoded by the coding sequence ATGGAGATCTGTATGAAGAGTTTGTTGCGCGTCGGCCTTTCTGTTTTCACTGTTTTTCTTTTCACCCGGCCGCTTTCGGCCAAAGAATTTCTGGATCCGGATACGATCAGGAAACTGGCCGCCGATGTCACTGCCGAAAAATATCCCGATGCCGATGAGGTGCTGGTGGATGACGTGATCGAAGTCGAATATCAGGAGGATGGAACCTCCGATTCCTGGGATGACACCGCAGTTAAAATTATCACCGAAAAAGGCAAACGTAATAACCGCACCATGACACTCGGTTTCGATGTCGCTTACGGCACCAACTATTTCACCCGGGTCCAGCTGCTCAAACCCGATGGATCCATCGTTGAAATCGACCCCGAGGCCAACAGCAAGGTAATGACTGATCCGGGACAGATGAATGCCAACATCTACAATCCGAACTCCAAGCGCCTCACCCTCTCCATTCCCGGTCTCGAAGTCGGTGATACGCTGCGCTATGTCATCCGCCGCCAACACCACAAGACCATTGTTCCCGATTCTTTCAGCGACTATCAGACCTTTGAAGGTCCCACACCCTATGAACGGATGACCTATCGCATTATCGCCCCGAAATCGCGTCCGCTCGCAAAAATTGCACTGAAAGACGAAATTCCCGGCACGGTGGAATTTTCCGAACAGAAGAACGAACAGGATGACCGGATTATCTACACCTGGAAAGTTAAAGATGTCCCGCGCATGTTTGATGAACCGGATATGCCGACCCGCTACACGGTCGTTCAGCGCCTGCTCGTCAGCACCATAGAGAGCTGGGAGGATCTTTCCAGATGGTACTGGGAACTCTGCCTTCCCCGACTGAAAACCACCCCGGAAATGAAGGCCAAAGCCGCAGAGCTCGTTGAAGGGCCGAAACAACGCAGGAAAAAATCAACGCCGTTTTCAATTTTGTTTCACAGGAAATCCGCTACATGGGCATCACCACCGAAGACGAAGCCCCGGGCTATGAACCGCACGACGTCAGTATGA
- a CDS encoding IS110 family transposase produces the protein MKHELTLIAVDVSKESLEIQTDERSFDVPNTKKGIARLIKAARAAQLPFVVCEATGGYERLLLESMHAADIPICRANPARIRAFAASEGIQAKTDPIDADVILKFAKSKELRPAAPVSSRRRELIALLDRRDHLKEQGAREKNRIRNSPDFIHASIKRMLNVLKKEITAIEKRIRELIKSDESLSACLSCLTAIKGVGEVSAWMIMAFLGEITMLSRNELVALAGVAPYNRDSGRFKGKRKIKGGRAKVRKALYMGTGTAAMYNPVIKAYTDGLQSRGKPYKCAMVAGMRKMLIHMQSELRKAEIKVEL, from the coding sequence ATGAAACATGAATTAACCCTGATTGCGGTTGACGTTAGCAAAGAATCGCTGGAAATCCAGACGGATGAACGATCTTTTGATGTCCCGAACACTAAAAAAGGCATTGCCCGTTTAATTAAAGCAGCCAGAGCTGCTCAGCTGCCTTTTGTTGTTTGTGAGGCAACGGGCGGATACGAACGCCTGTTGCTGGAGAGCATGCATGCAGCAGATATACCGATCTGCAGGGCCAATCCAGCCCGGATAAGGGCATTTGCGGCCAGTGAAGGCATACAGGCCAAGACCGATCCGATCGATGCGGATGTAATCCTCAAGTTCGCAAAAAGTAAGGAATTACGTCCTGCAGCTCCGGTATCGAGTCGGCGCAGGGAATTGATCGCCCTGCTCGACAGGCGCGATCACCTTAAAGAACAGGGTGCACGGGAAAAGAACCGGATCCGGAACTCCCCGGACTTCATCCATGCCTCTATCAAACGCATGCTCAATGTCCTGAAAAAAGAAATTACAGCCATTGAGAAGCGCATCCGGGAACTGATCAAATCCGATGAGAGTCTGTCGGCCTGTTTATCCTGTCTCACTGCCATCAAAGGTGTTGGCGAAGTTAGCGCATGGATGATCATGGCCTTCCTCGGTGAAATCACGATGCTCAGCAGAAATGAACTCGTTGCTCTCGCCGGCGTTGCCCCCTACAACAGAGACAGCGGCAGATTTAAAGGAAAACGAAAAATCAAAGGCGGGCGTGCGAAGGTCAGAAAAGCGCTGTATATGGGGACCGGAACTGCAGCGATGTATAATCCTGTAATCAAAGCCTATACCGATGGACTCCAATCGCGCGGGAAACCCTATAAATGTGCAATGGTCGCAGGGATGAGGAAAATGCTCATCCACATGCAGTCCGAACTTAGAAAAGCAGAAATAAAGGTTGAGTTATGA
- a CDS encoding glucose-1-phosphate adenylyltransferase has protein sequence MNVVGLILGGGAGTRLQPLTAERAKPAVPIAGKYRLVDIPISNCINSGIRNIFLLTQFNSVSLHQHIGNTYRFDQFSGGHVRILAAEQTPDSAGWFQGTADAVRRSMRYFRDEAPDIVVILSGDQLYRMDLEEMINEHIDKGADLTISTKPVSRDEAGSLGIMKTEEDGRIVQFAEKPDDAELLEALRAPRDDDTYLASMGIYVFNMNVMRELLCNCDESDFGKHIIPGAIENFKVYSYIFEDYWEDIGTIRSFWAANLALTDPLPQFSFYDMSKVIYTRMRYLPPSKINQCNLSRCLLSDGCIISGERVDHCVVGLRALVGEGSIVEDSILMGADYYEHGQVDDPSGIPIGIGKNCRVKNAIIDKNVRIGDNVILSPEGKPENERTDLYWIRDGIMVIPKNTVIPSGTVL, from the coding sequence ATGAACGTTGTGGGACTTATTCTGGGCGGGGGAGCTGGTACCCGCCTCCAGCCGCTGACGGCGGAACGGGCGAAGCCGGCCGTTCCGATTGCGGGGAAATACCGGTTGGTCGATATTCCGATCAGCAACTGTATTAACAGCGGCATACGGAATATTTTTCTGCTTACCCAGTTTAACAGTGTTTCGTTGCATCAGCATATCGGAAACACGTATCGCTTTGATCAGTTCAGCGGCGGGCATGTCCGTATTCTGGCGGCGGAGCAGACACCGGATTCCGCCGGATGGTTTCAGGGTACGGCCGATGCGGTACGGCGTTCCATGCGTTATTTCCGCGATGAGGCTCCGGATATTGTGGTTATTCTTTCGGGGGATCAGCTCTATCGCATGGACCTGGAGGAAATGATTAATGAGCATATTGACAAAGGAGCTGATTTGACGATCAGCACCAAGCCGGTTTCGCGTGATGAGGCGGGATCGCTGGGTATCATGAAAACCGAAGAAGATGGCCGGATTGTTCAGTTTGCTGAGAAACCGGATGATGCAGAGCTGCTGGAGGCGTTGAGAGCGCCGCGTGATGATGATACCTATTTGGCCAGTATGGGGATCTATGTTTTCAATATGAATGTGATGCGGGAGCTGCTCTGCAATTGTGATGAGTCGGATTTCGGGAAACACATTATTCCCGGTGCCATTGAAAATTTTAAGGTATACAGCTATATTTTCGAAGATTACTGGGAGGATATCGGAACTATTCGTTCGTTCTGGGCTGCCAACTTGGCGCTGACCGATCCGCTGCCGCAGTTTTCGTTTTATGATATGAGCAAGGTGATCTACACCCGGATGCGGTATCTGCCGCCTTCGAAGATCAATCAGTGCAACCTCAGCCGGTGTTTGCTGTCCGATGGATGCATTATTTCCGGTGAGCGGGTGGACCATTGTGTGGTCGGTCTGCGGGCTCTGGTGGGGGAAGGTTCGATTGTTGAAGATTCGATCCTGATGGGCGCTGATTATTACGAGCACGGGCAGGTGGATGATCCTTCCGGTATTCCCATCGGAATTGGAAAAAACTGCCGGGTGAAAAATGCGATTATCGATAAAAATGTCCGCATCGGCGACAATGTCATTCTTTCTCCTGAAGGGAAACCCGAGAATGAGCGGACTGATCTGTACTGGATTCGTGACGGAATCATGGTTATTCCTAAGAATACGGTCATTCCTTCTGGAACCGTATTGTAA
- a CDS encoding metallophosphoesterase family protein, whose product MKILFISAALLAGSILAHEGVHAMRHWEIPSPDPDRVFLTFSGDPATSRAVTWRTDQTVRKAYAEIAPAWGEPGFIHKAMRIEAETEVVELSRIINKDRDPVHYHSVVFQNLEPETLYAYRVGDGKDRWSEWIQFKTASDREKNFRFVYFGDAQNDVFSRWSRVIRMAHQTAPNAAFALHAGDLINHANADPEWAGWFKAGSYLHAQWTGVPVIGNHEYSPVGGASRANKTMSALWRPQFTLPVDESLPDSLKETVYSFDYQGARFIILNSCSENTVQTRFLEKELKKPGARWKIVSFHHPVFAPGGRTNYKPEDREAWLDLFAEYNVDLVLQGHDHSYLRGQVPALEKNGQPSNNFQTLYVVSVSGPKQYPTNKDFLKQYEPEHYKPVRRGENSQFFQVIEVDIDELIYEAYTATGELYDRAVIRKNHENGKKEIRQDFEDIESRTMQNTIEYSKKDL is encoded by the coding sequence ATGAAAATATTATTTATTTCGGCCGCTCTGCTCGCCGGATCCATCCTTGCCCACGAAGGCGTACACGCTATGCGGCACTGGGAAATTCCGAGTCCGGATCCGGATCGGGTTTTTCTTACATTCAGCGGCGATCCGGCCACCTCACGGGCGGTCACGTGGCGGACAGACCAAACCGTCAGAAAAGCTTATGCCGAAATTGCGCCGGCCTGGGGAGAACCGGGGTTTATCCATAAAGCCATGCGGATCGAAGCAGAAACCGAAGTGGTTGAACTGAGCCGGATCATCAACAAAGACCGCGATCCCGTTCATTACCACAGTGTCGTTTTTCAGAATCTGGAACCCGAAACGCTTTATGCCTATCGCGTGGGCGACGGCAAGGACCGCTGGTCCGAATGGATTCAGTTTAAAACCGCTTCGGACAGGGAAAAGAATTTCCGCTTTGTCTATTTCGGAGATGCGCAGAATGATGTCTTCAGCCGCTGGTCGCGGGTCATCCGAATGGCGCACCAGACGGCACCGAATGCTGCATTTGCATTGCATGCCGGCGACCTGATCAACCACGCGAACGCCGATCCGGAATGGGCCGGCTGGTTCAAAGCCGGCAGCTACCTGCACGCGCAGTGGACCGGTGTCCCCGTGATTGGCAACCATGAATACAGTCCGGTGGGCGGTGCCAGCCGGGCCAATAAAACCATGTCCGCACTGTGGCGCCCCCAGTTCACCCTCCCGGTTGATGAATCCCTGCCGGATTCACTGAAGGAAACCGTCTATTCATTCGATTATCAGGGCGCGCGTTTTATCATCCTGAACTCCTGCTCCGAAAATACGGTCCAAACCCGGTTTCTTGAAAAAGAGCTGAAGAAACCCGGTGCACGCTGGAAAATCGTCTCTTTTCACCATCCGGTATTTGCCCCCGGCGGACGGACAAATTATAAACCGGAAGACCGCGAAGCCTGGCTGGATCTGTTTGCCGAATACAATGTGGATCTGGTGCTGCAGGGTCATGACCACAGCTATCTGCGCGGCCAGGTTCCAGCCCTTGAAAAAAACGGACAGCCATCCAATAATTTCCAAACGCTCTATGTGGTCTCCGTCAGCGGACCCAAACAATACCCGACCAACAAAGATTTTCTGAAGCAGTATGAACCGGAACACTATAAACCGGTTCGCCGCGGCGAAAACTCTCAGTTCTTCCAGGTTATCGAGGTGGACATCGACGAACTCATCTATGAAGCCTATACTGCGACCGGCGAGCTGTATGACCGCGCCGTGATCCGCAAAAATCATGAAAACGGCAAAAAGGAAATCCGGCAGGATTTTGAAGACATCGAATCGCGCACTATGCAGAATACCATTGAGTATTCAAAAAAAGATCTGTAG
- the plsY gene encoding glycerol-3-phosphate 1-O-acyltransferase yields the protein MTIAILTITAYFFGAIPFGLLVAKSQGVDIREKGSGNIGATNVFRVVGRGWGTFTFLLDALKGFIPSFVFPMIGYLDADYGVLFGTVAILGHSFPVYLKFKGGKGVATSAGMLLGVAPASVGIGFLVWLISLLLSRIVSLASILAALAVGISVWFFKDSRIICVTLSTLAVLVIWLHRANIKRLINGTENRFGKKKEKSA from the coding sequence ATGACCATAGCAATACTGACCATAACAGCCTATTTTTTCGGCGCGATCCCTTTCGGACTGCTGGTGGCGAAATCGCAGGGGGTGGACATCCGTGAAAAGGGCAGCGGAAATATCGGTGCCACGAATGTCTTTCGAGTGGTTGGAAGGGGATGGGGAACATTCACTTTTCTGCTTGATGCGCTTAAGGGATTCATTCCTTCTTTTGTTTTTCCGATGATTGGTTATCTTGATGCGGATTATGGTGTTCTGTTCGGCACGGTGGCGATTCTGGGGCACAGTTTTCCGGTTTACCTTAAATTCAAGGGCGGGAAAGGGGTTGCCACCAGTGCGGGAATGCTGCTCGGTGTGGCTCCCGCATCGGTCGGGATCGGTTTTCTGGTCTGGTTGATCAGCCTGCTTCTTTCTCGTATTGTATCGTTGGCTTCGATTCTGGCGGCTCTGGCTGTCGGTATCAGTGTCTGGTTTTTTAAAGACAGTCGGATCATATGTGTTACATTAAGCACTCTGGCAGTTCTGGTTATATGGCTACATCGTGCCAATATTAAACGACTGATCAATGGAACTGAAAATCGTTTTGGAAAGAAAAAGGAGAAATCCGCATGA
- a CDS encoding ArsR family transcriptional regulator: MENMMTDLHPSLWRTCRVLANEKRLYLLWRLFQAGESGVTHLGEAVGLTEPCTSVYLRALNARGLILPRRQKNFVLYRPQANPEVAGAERLLAALRSAYDDYMPVPAVIRLVTAFTHDRRIAIVRELSRGALSELELSVKTGISPQALYRHLRKLEARNFVEKDHDELRLVAQNSELGRELLALAVGL, encoded by the coding sequence ATGGAGAACATGATGACAGATTTACATCCATCCCTCTGGCGCACATGCAGAGTGCTGGCAAATGAAAAGCGGCTGTATCTGCTGTGGAGGCTGTTTCAGGCCGGGGAATCCGGTGTGACTCATCTGGGGGAAGCGGTGGGATTAACGGAGCCGTGTACCAGTGTCTATCTGCGCGCTCTGAATGCCCGGGGGCTGATTCTGCCGCGCCGCCAGAAAAATTTCGTACTGTACCGTCCGCAGGCTAATCCGGAGGTTGCGGGGGCGGAACGGTTGCTTGCTGCATTGCGCAGTGCGTATGATGATTATATGCCGGTGCCGGCGGTAATCAGATTGGTTACGGCGTTTACGCACGATAGACGGATTGCGATTGTTCGGGAGCTTTCCAGGGGAGCATTGTCGGAGTTGGAGCTGTCGGTGAAAACCGGGATTTCTCCGCAGGCGCTCTATCGGCATCTCAGAAAACTTGAGGCCCGGAATTTCGTTGAAAAGGACCATGATGAGCTGCGATTGGTTGCGCAGAATTCAGAGCTCGGCCGGGAGTTGCTGGCGCTGGCGGTCGGTTTGTAG
- a CDS encoding HAD family hydrolase, translating to MTAVQDRFIFCDIDGTLLYAKGSGRPAFGAAFFDAFGVSISVDHINFSGATDLGVLARLASENGQVLSEEKTALFFERMAFYLDENMKERPPIVFPGVGRFLERVSGQWKLGLVSGNTRTTAYLKLKHGGLERYFSDIGGFGDDDSDRNRMAALALERAGHPEGSFLLGDTPSDIEAARVNGMTSVAVCNGQFSREMLEAEQPDIVVDSFDDAEHLFRILDV from the coding sequence GTGACTGCGGTGCAGGACCGATTTATATTCTGCGATATCGACGGCACGCTGCTCTATGCAAAGGGTTCCGGCCGCCCCGCTTTCGGGGCAGCCTTTTTTGATGCGTTCGGCGTATCGATATCGGTAGATCATATTAATTTTTCAGGGGCCACCGATCTCGGTGTACTGGCGCGGTTGGCCAGCGAAAACGGTCAGGTGTTGTCGGAGGAGAAAACGGCGCTTTTTTTTGAGCGCATGGCGTTTTATCTCGATGAAAACATGAAAGAGCGGCCGCCGATCGTTTTTCCGGGTGTCGGCCGTTTTCTTGAACGCGTTAGCGGTCAGTGGAAACTCGGTCTTGTTTCGGGGAATACCCGCACGACCGCCTATCTGAAACTGAAGCACGGTGGACTTGAACGCTATTTTTCCGATATCGGCGGATTCGGTGACGACGACAGCGACCGTAACCGTATGGCGGCATTGGCTCTCGAACGCGCGGGTCATCCGGAGGGTTCGTTTCTGCTGGGGGATACCCCCTCGGATATTGAGGCTGCGCGCGTCAACGGGATGACCTCCGTTGCGGTTTGCAACGGGCAGTTCTCCCGCGAAATGCTTGAAGCAGAGCAACCGGATATCGTTGTGGATTCATTTGACGATGCAGAACATCTCTTCCGGATTCTGGATGTATGA